The segment CCAAGCAGGGCAAAGCTGGCAGTGGGATGGGGTAATATTTCGCTATTTGGCGGGTACACAAGGTAACGATCGAAATGAGCGCTCTTGTGTGCTCCAAATAATGACAGGCAATCATCAGCTCTTGCTAACGGGTGATATATCAGCAAAGCAGGAACGTCAGCTGGTTGCTAAGTGGCAACAGCAGCTTAAGTCGTCTGTCTTGGTTGCAGCACACCATGGCAGTTATTATGCTACAAGTGTATCTTTTATTAAGCAGGTAAAGCCATCAGTTGTATTGTTTTCCGCAGGTTATCAAAACCGTTATGGCCACCCGAATAAAAAATTAGTCAAGCGACTGCAACAGTCGGGAATCCTTACCTACAATACAGCAGATGAAGGGTCAATTCAGTGGCTGTTTGATAAAGCAACAGAGCCAGCCTTAACAATGCGCTACCGCCTTGATTATCCTAGATATTGGTCACAAAAAGTTAGCGCTAGGCTATTCGGTCGCTTATAACTTTATGTTAGAGTTGGCCCAACATTCATAAGGGGAGATGTCGTGAAAGAACTCATTGTAGCCGGTGGCTGGCTAATGCTGCCAATTCTTATTTGTTCTATTCTTGCCTTGGCTATTATTATCGAGCGTGCCTGGACACTAAGGCCCTCAAAAATTGCACCTAAACATACGCTAGCCTTGGTTTGGAAATGGATTAAAAATAAACAGTTGGATAGCAAACGACTTAAAGAACTAAAAGGCAGCTCCCCATTAGGGCAAATTTTGGCTGCGGGTTTAAGCAACTCAAAGCACGGCCGTGAAATCATGAAAGAGGGAATTGAAGAAGCTGCCTCTGGGGTTGTTCATGATTTGGAACGCTTTTTGAACAGCTTAGGCACCATCGCTGCGATCACGCCATTATTAGGCTTGTTGGGTACGGTTATCGGTATGATTAAAGTGTTTGCCGAAATTCAGATTTCTGGTACAGGTAATGCAGATGCATTGGCTGGTGGTATTTCAGAAGCACTGATCACAACAGCGGCAGGTCTGACAATTGCCATCCCAGCACTGATTATGCACCGGTTTTATGTGCGCCGAGTGGATGAGCTGGTGATTGCTATGGAGCAAGAGGCTACAAAGCTGGTAGAAGTGCTTCATGGTGAACGTGAAGTGGATTACAGTGAGGTAAGCAAGTGAAGTTTCGCAGGCAACTAACGGAAGAGGTTTCCGTTAACCTCACCCCATTGATTGATGTGGTGTTTTTGCTGCTGATCTTCTTTATGGTAACCACCACATTTACCAAAGAAACCCATTTAAGTGTTGATTTACCAGAAGCCACAGGCGAACCGGTTGATAATAAGCCTGATCAAATTGAAATCTTGATCAGTAAAACCGGTGAATATGCAGTGAATACCAAGTCGCTAGTTAATACGTCAATTAAAACATTGAAAACAGCACTGCAAAAAGAGTCGAAAGGCAATAACAAACTGCCATTAGTCATCACTTCTGATGCCAATGCACCTTATCAAGCGGTAGTGACAGCAATGGATGCAGCAGGTCAATTGGGATTTGTCCACTTAAGCATTACTACCCAAGAAAAGTCAAAAGAAGAGTAGAATCAGCAGCTTTTGATATTCTTCGCTATTGAATTAGGCCAGCCTGTTGCTGGCCTAATTTTATTTACTCCTTAGTATTTTAATTGGTGAATCGATGAACTGGCTGGTGAATGCCTGGTATCAACCGGATCGTCATCTGCGTTGGCTAATGCCTTTAAGGCTGCTGTATCAGCAGGTTGCTAAACATAAACGGCAGCGTTTTCTTAGCGGAGCACAGGCTATTTGGCAAGCGCCAGTGCCTGTGATTGTGGTAGGTAATATCACGGTGGGAGGCACTGGGAAAACTCCATTAGTCACAGCAATTATTGAGCAGCTGAAAGACTGGGGCTATTCCCCTGGAATTATTAGCCGTGGCTATGGGGGAAAGTCATCTCATTACCCGTTAGCTGTTACCCCTGATAGTCATCCAAATGTGGCTGGTGATGAGCCGGTAATGCTGGCTCAGCTTACTGGTGTGCCTGTAATGGTAGCCCCTCAGCGGGTTGCAGCAGCAAAAGGGCTGCTGAATCAATTTCCTGAGACTGATATCATTGTTGCTGATGATGGGCTGCAGCATTACCCGTTAGGTCGTGATATCGAGTTGGTGGTCATTGATGGTGCTCGTGGCTTAGGAAATGGCTATTGCTTGCCTCAGGGGCCGCTTCGAGAGCCACCAGAGCGGCTGAAAACAGTTGACTTTGTCGTAGTGAATGGTGACGCACCGTTAGTGGCCATTACACAGCCTCAGCAGTTAATGGCACTGGTTCCCGAGTGTTTAGTACAAGTAAGTAGTGGAGAAAAACGGCCATTGACTAAGGTCAGTCTTGATGACTTTAAGCAAGTGCATGGAGTCGCAGGTATTGGCAATCCCGCGCGCTTTTTTGCTACTTGTAATTCCTTGGGGGTGCAAGTGATTCCCCACCCAAAGGATGATCATGCGCAGCTAACAGTAAAAGACATTCAGTTTGATGATCAGCTACCCGTTTTGATGACATCAAAGGATGCAGTGAAGTGTCGATCATTTGTCTCTACCAACCACTGGAGTTTGCTGGTGGCTGCTAAGCTGCCCGAAAGCTTTTGGCAGCAGCTAAAAGAGAAGGTTAAACAAGTACAATCAAAAAGGTTAACCATAAAGAATATGTTGGATAAAAAACTGCTAGAAATTCTCGCCTGCCCTTTATGTAAAGGGGAGTTAAAGTATGACCAAGAGCATCAGGAGTTGATTTGCCGTCATGATGCTTTGGCTTATCCAATCCGGGATGGGATTCCAGTTATGCTTGAACAGGAAGCACGCACTTTAACAACAGACGAAAGATTAAATAAGTAATTCAATCACTTATCTTATACTATTGAAGCTATTTCTCTTATGAAATTCACCGTTGTCATACCTGCTCGTTATGCGTCAACCCGACTACCAGGTAAGCCATTACTGCTGATTGGTGGTAAGCCAATGATTCAGCATGTATATCAACAAGCATTACAAAGTCAGGCTACACGGGTAGTCGTCGCTACAGACCATCAAGGAATTGCTGAGGCAGTACAATCCTTTGGTGGTGAAGTTTGTCTAACTGCAGCCAATCATCCTTCAGGTACTGACCGGGTAGAAGAAGTGGCTAGAAAATTGGCTTTGGCTGATGATGAAGTGGTGGTGAACATTCAGGGGGATGAACCACTGATTCCTCCTTCAGTGATTAATCAAGTGGCTGGTTTGCTTGGCTCACAACCCAAATGCGAAATGGCCACGCTAATTGAGCCAATTGCTGAAGTTGATGACTTGTTCAATCCGAATGTTGTGAAAGTGGTATTAAATGCCCGAGGGGAAGCCAGTTACTTTAGTCGTGCGCCAATGCCTTGGAGCCGGGAGCAATTCAATTTAGCAAAGCCACCTAACCAGTTACCCTCAGGCCCTTTTTATCGGCATATTGGTATTTATGGTTATCGGGTGGGGCTGTTACATCGTTATGTTAACTGGCCTGTGGCGCCAACTGAGCAACTGGAGTGTTTGGAGCAGCTGCGGGCTCTATGGCAGGGCGTCAAAATAGCTGTGGCACAGGCAGTTGAGGTGCCACCTATTGGTGTTGATACGGAACAGGATCTAGCTAAGGTGCGGCAGCTGGTAGAAGAGGGAAATTCAAATAATGATTAGTGTGATGTTTGTATGCCTAGGCAATATCTGTCGATCACCGACAGCTCATGGCATATTTCAGCAGATGGTTGTAGATGGTGGGTTGGCTGACCGAATTCAAGTCGCCTCATCAGGTACCTCAGCTTATCATATTGGTGAGCCACCTGATGGCCGGTCTCAGCAGGCTGCTAAGCTGCGAGGCTATGACCTTAGCTGGATCCGGGCACAGCAAGTCACTCTTGATGATCTTGAGGCGTATGATTACATTCTGGCTATGGATAAAAGTAATTTATCCGCTTTAAAACAGCTGGCCCCAGTTAATCACCATAATAAACTAAAGCTATTTATGAGCTTTGCTCAGCAACAGAGCGAAATGGAAGTACCAGACCCTTACTATGGTGGAGCAAATGGCTTTGCCCAGGTGCTGGATTTAGTGGAAATGGCTGCACAAGGGTTGTTGCAGCAAATTAAGCAGGAACATCAGTTGTAATGTCTTTATCAGTAAAGCGCCAGGTCGCTCTGCAGTCTCATCATACGCTGGGATGTCCTGCCACGACAGAGTACTGGGTTGAAGTACGTTCGCTCAGTGAGCTGACCAAAGCGGTTCGATATGCGAAATCCAACCAATTAATGCTGCTTCCTTTAGGAGGGGGTAGTAATGTGGTGTTTACTCAACACTTTGATGGGCTGATCGTCAAAATAGCCATACTGGGCAAACAGGTTGGAGTTCAACAAAATGGTCAAGTGATTGTAGAAGCGGGTGCTGGTGAAAACTGGCATCAGTTTGTGTGTTGGACGCTTCAGCAAGGATTATCAGGCCTGGAAAACCTTTCATTGATTCCTGGCACAGTAGGGGCGGCTCCTATTCAAAATATTGGGGCTTATGGAGTTGAGTTAAAAGAAGTGATGGAATGCCTCTGGGCATTTAACCGGGAAACAGAAGAAGTTAAGCAGTTTTCTGTTGATGAGTGTCAATTTGGCTATCGAGAGAGTATTTTTAAGCAGCCAGATTCTCCCTGGATTATTGCTAAGGTTGCTTTTAGGCTAAATACTGAGTTTCAGCCAAAACTGCATTATCATCCATTGAGTCAGCTACTCGCTGATAAACCAGTAACACCCGAGCTAGTCAGTGATACTGTGTGCCATGTTCGTGCTAGCAAACTACCAGATCCTTTAGTACTGGGTAACGCAGGCAGTTTTTTTAAAAACCCAGTTATCTCCCAAACACAACTTCAGGCAATTCTTCAGTCTTACCCAGAAGTGCCCCACTATCCAGCAGCTAATGACCAGGTAAAACTGGCAGCTGGCTGGTTGATTGAACAGTGTAATTTCAAAGGCCAGTATCGAGGTGATGTGGGAGTGCACGATAAGCAGGCGCTAGTGATTGTTAATAAGGGAGCGGCTACAGGCAATGAAGTGATGGCGCTTGCCAGTCAGATTGTTGAAAAAGTAAGTGAACAATTTGGAGTTGAGTTGGAGGTAGAGCCAAGAGTGTACTGAGTTAGCGTTAGGCAGCTCCTTTAGTAGCTTTTCCAATTAAAAAACCAAATCAGGAGGGCACGCCCTCCTGATTTGGTTTTAGCTTGAAGGTTTAGTCAAATAGAATCAGCTTGCTTCCTCTGAGTTGACAGTAGACTGCTGAGTATCTTGTCCTTTACTTTTGTCAGCGGCAGTTTCAGTCTTGGCAGGCTTTGCTTCAGCTTCACTGGGTGCTTTGATCTCAGTGACCAAAGATGTTGTAAAGTTAACCTGGGCTTCTGGCTCTGCTTTAGTGGGCTTTACTTCTTCTCCAGTTGCTTCTGGTTTAAAAGTAACAGCGACAGACTCTTGAGTAGATGGCTCAGGCTGCTTCTTGCCAGTCGTTTGCTTTGCCTGCTGACGACGTGCTTCTCTTGGATCATTTAACGCTCGACGTCTCCGGCGTCTTTGGGGAGTGTTTGCTGCTTCGGCAGACTGGCTTTCACTAGGCTGCTCTGTTGGCTCAGCAACAGTCGCTGGCTGTGGCTTTTCTTCTTTTACATCAGTTGGCTCTGGTTGCTTTTGTGGTTCAGCGTTAGCTTTTTGCTCGGAGCTAGCTTCAGTAGCTGGTAACGACTGTTTTTCTGTAACAGCAGGTTGTTGTGACTCAGTAGGTGTAGGACTGTGAGCTTCAGTCTCAACTACTTTGGGTGCAGTGGGCTGTTGTGCCTCAGCTGGAGTTTGTGTGGGCTGAGCTTCAGAGGTTGTCTCAGTTACCTGTGAGTTGTCATTGTACTCACGTCCTCGCTGTGAAGGGCGATTGCTACGACGCTTGTTGGGTGAGCCGTTTCTAGGGCGACGCTTTGGTGTGTCACTTTCAACAGCCTGTGTTTGTGCCGCAGCATTTTCCTGGCGGCCTTTGTTGGTGGTTGGCTGCGCCTTGTCTTCATAGCGAGGGTTTGAGCGACGAGAGGGGCGCTCTTTTTTGTAACCTGTCTCTTCAGTGAGTTCTTGGTTACTTTCTCGGCTAGGTTTGTTGTCGTAGTCACGGCCTCGGCTAGGCTTATTCTCATAGTCAGAGCGGCTTCGACGACCTGCTGGGCGTTCACTAGAGCGCTCGGAACGAGGCTTTTGCTGTTGACGCTGCTGCTGTGGCCGCGATTGGCTGTAGCTGCGCTGCTCCTTAGCCTCTGGTGGAGGGGCTACTTTAGTTTCTTCTGGGCTAAAAATGCCAGATAAAGAGCTGACAATAGACTTAAATAAACTTGGCTTAGCGGGTACTGGCGCAGGCTCAGTTGGCTCAATGTTTTTAACTGCTGCTTCTGGCTTAGGTGTGTTGCGAACAGTTGAAAGCTCAACATCTACTGGCTCTAGATCGCTGACAATCTCGTAGCTGCTTTCAGTTGTTTGAGTTTGTAAATGATCCTCTCTGAGGCGCTGCACTTCAAAGTGAGGTGTGTCTAAGTTTGGATTAGGAATCACAACCACACGAATTCCATAGCGCTGCTCAATATCAGTAATTAATGAGCGCTTCTCATTCAGTAAGAAAGCGGCAATAGTGATAGGTACCTGAGTGCGGATTTCGGAGGTGCGTTCTTTTTGCGCCTCTTCTTCAACCACGCGCAGGATTGATAATGACAGTGAGCCAACATCACGGATAGATCCCTGACCGTTACAGCGTGGGCAGACAACCCCGCTGGTTTCTCCTAAGGAGGGTCTTAGTCGCTGGCGGGACATTTCCATTAAACCAAAGCGAGAAATTCGACTGATTTGTACCCGTGCACGATCCACTTGTAAAAGTTCCCGCATACGGTTTTCTACTTCCCGCTGATTACGGATAGGGCCCATATCGATAAAGTCAATCACCACCAGGCCGCCGATATCTCTTAGTCTTAGCTGGCGAGCAATTTCCTCTGCGGCTTCAAGGTTGGTTTGTAATGCTGTTTCTTCAATATCACCACCACGAGTTGCCCGAGCAGAGTTAATATCAATAGATACTAATGCTTCAGTTGGATCTATTACAATCGAACCGCCTGAAGGTAGCTTCACTTCCCGCTGGAAGGCAGTTTCAATCTGGCTTTCAATTTGAAAGCGATTAAATAGAGGAGTGCTGTCATTATAGGGTTTGATTCGATTTTGATACTGAGGGATCACCTGCTGCACAAACTTGAGTGCTTCTTGATGAACGGCATCATCATCAATCAATACTTCACCAATATCCTGGCGCAGATAGTCGCGGATAGCACGAATGATAACATTGCTTTCCTGGAAGACTAAAAAGGGAGCGGGTTGTTGAGCTGACGCCTCTTTGATTGATTGCCAGATTCTCAGTAGGTAATTCAGATCCCACTGTAGTTCTTCATGAGTACGGCCTAAGCCAGCAGTTCTAATGATAACCCCCATTTCTGGTGGAATTTCTAGCTTGCTTTTGGCTTCTCTTAGTTCAGCGCGTTCTTCGCCTTCAATCCGCCTTGAAATGCCACCAGCACGTGGGTTATTTGGCATAAGTACCAAGTAACGACCTGCCAGGCTGACTAAGGTAGTTAACGCTGCACCTTTGTTACCGCGCTCTTCTTTATCAACTTGAATAATGATCTCCTGACCTTCAGAAACAACATCTTTGATGTTGAGGCGGCCAGGACCTTGAGGTGAGTTAACAAAGTACTCTCTGGCAATTTCTTTGAGAGGGAGGAAACCATGGCGTTCAGCGCCAAAATCAACAAACGCTGCTTCCAGGCTGGGCTCGATACGGGTTATTTTTCCTTTGTATATATTGGCTTTTTTTTGTTCTCTTGAACCAGACTCAATATCTAAATCATATAACCGCTGACCATCAACAAGGGCAACTCTAAGCTCTTCCTGCTGAGTTGCGTTGATTAACATTCTCTTCATAGAGTTTTGTAGTACCTGTTTATTAATTGAATGCTGACTAACTCAATAGATCAGGCACCACCTATCATTTTGTTGTGTAGGCGCTATTACCGCTGCTTGTCACTCTTCCTTCTATGATTGGTTGTCAGGTTAGCTTCAGGGTTACGAGTAATCACTGTATTAAACGTTGTAACGACCTGGCTTTGCTGCTTTTACCAAGCGACCCTTTCATGTCGGGCTTAATCACCTGTGCGGAGTTTTTGCAAGTTTGGCAACATAGGTTGTTAAGGTTGCTGGTCGTTCTCTCTGCATGCTAACGACAATTTATCTCCACACTTACACAGAATCTGATATGGTGCTTCTATTGATTAGTAGCATATTTATTATACACACCTCTAATAAAGTGAAATTACGTGGTGTGTATGCCCTAATCTTAATAATTTCAATTACTTATTTATGCTTTTAGCCAGTTGCACTCTAAAAATAAGCTAAATGCAATTGACGTCTGCAACTGGTTACTATGGTCTTAAATCTTGAGTGATTGCCATAACGCTTAACCAGTGACCTAATTATAGCAGGGGCCAAATATATCAGTAATTTATAAGTGCTTCAATTAATACAAAAAATGCTAAACTAGCGCTCTTATTATTGGTTAGCCCTCCAAGAGTTGTACGTGAACCTTAATCAAACCGTCCAATATTTAACTATTGATGCTGAACAAGCAGGCCAGAGACTGGATAACTGGTTAACGACTCGCCTAAAAGGTGTTCCTAAGAGCAAAATTTACCGCATTATTCGTAAAGGGGAAGTGCGGGTAAATAAAGCGCGAGTCAAACCTGAGTATCGTGTGTTGGCAGGCGATATAGTACGAGTTCCACCCATTCGTGTTAGCCAAGCTGCACCTGTAGTACAGCCTCATCAAAAGGTGTTAAAAGAGTTAGAGCAGTCGATTTTATATGAGGATAACCAGTTTTTGGTGCTGAATAAGCCATCAGGGCTCGCTGTTCATGGAGGCAGTGGCATTAGCTATGGTGTTATTGAAGGGCTAAGAATGCTACGTCCTGATTGTAAGGGACTAGAGCTAGTACACCGGTTAGATCGAGATACTTCTGGCTGCTTGCTGGTTGCTAAACGGCGTAGTATGTTGCGTTATCTTCATGAGATTATTCGTCTGGGTAATATTGATAAGATTTATCACACAGTTGTATTAGGTCGCTGGCCAAAGCGTCGTCAGCAGATAGCAGCACCTTTAAGGAAAAATGAGCCAAGAGCTGGAGAGCGAGTAGTAAAGGTCGATCCACAGGGTAAGCAGGCTTTAACAGAGTTTGCAGTATTGCAATATTACTCTGAGGTAACCTTGGTTCAAGCAAAGCCTATTACAGGGCGCACTCATCAAATTAGAGTGCATACACAGTACGCGGGTCACCCGATTGTGGGCGACGAGAAATATGGTGATTTCGCTATGAACCGCCAACTAAAAGCAGTAGGCTTCAACCGATTGT is part of the Spartinivicinus poritis genome and harbors:
- the murB gene encoding UDP-N-acetylmuramate dehydrogenase — translated: MSLSVKRQVALQSHHTLGCPATTEYWVEVRSLSELTKAVRYAKSNQLMLLPLGGGSNVVFTQHFDGLIVKIAILGKQVGVQQNGQVIVEAGAGENWHQFVCWTLQQGLSGLENLSLIPGTVGAAPIQNIGAYGVELKEVMECLWAFNRETEEVKQFSVDECQFGYRESIFKQPDSPWIIAKVAFRLNTEFQPKLHYHPLSQLLADKPVTPELVSDTVCHVRASKLPDPLVLGNAGSFFKNPVISQTQLQAILQSYPEVPHYPAANDQVKLAAGWLIEQCNFKGQYRGDVGVHDKQALVIVNKGAATGNEVMALASQIVEKVSEQFGVELEVEPRVY
- the kdsB gene encoding 3-deoxy-manno-octulosonate cytidylyltransferase, coding for MKFTVVIPARYASTRLPGKPLLLIGGKPMIQHVYQQALQSQATRVVVATDHQGIAEAVQSFGGEVCLTAANHPSGTDRVEEVARKLALADDEVVVNIQGDEPLIPPSVINQVAGLLGSQPKCEMATLIEPIAEVDDLFNPNVVKVVLNARGEASYFSRAPMPWSREQFNLAKPPNQLPSGPFYRHIGIYGYRVGLLHRYVNWPVAPTEQLECLEQLRALWQGVKIAVAQAVEVPPIGVDTEQDLAKVRQLVEEGNSNND
- the rluC gene encoding 23S rRNA pseudouridine(955/2504/2580) synthase RluC — translated: MNLNQTVQYLTIDAEQAGQRLDNWLTTRLKGVPKSKIYRIIRKGEVRVNKARVKPEYRVLAGDIVRVPPIRVSQAAPVVQPHQKVLKELEQSILYEDNQFLVLNKPSGLAVHGGSGISYGVIEGLRMLRPDCKGLELVHRLDRDTSGCLLVAKRRSMLRYLHEIIRLGNIDKIYHTVVLGRWPKRRQQIAAPLRKNEPRAGERVVKVDPQGKQALTEFAVLQYYSEVTLVQAKPITGRTHQIRVHTQYAGHPIVGDEKYGDFAMNRQLKAVGFNRLCLHAAQLSFDLPDGTPFYIEAPLPESILQPLTQLKSK
- the rne gene encoding ribonuclease E produces the protein MKRMLINATQQEELRVALVDGQRLYDLDIESGSREQKKANIYKGKITRIEPSLEAAFVDFGAERHGFLPLKEIAREYFVNSPQGPGRLNIKDVVSEGQEIIIQVDKEERGNKGAALTTLVSLAGRYLVLMPNNPRAGGISRRIEGEERAELREAKSKLEIPPEMGVIIRTAGLGRTHEELQWDLNYLLRIWQSIKEASAQQPAPFLVFQESNVIIRAIRDYLRQDIGEVLIDDDAVHQEALKFVQQVIPQYQNRIKPYNDSTPLFNRFQIESQIETAFQREVKLPSGGSIVIDPTEALVSIDINSARATRGGDIEETALQTNLEAAEEIARQLRLRDIGGLVVIDFIDMGPIRNQREVENRMRELLQVDRARVQISRISRFGLMEMSRQRLRPSLGETSGVVCPRCNGQGSIRDVGSLSLSILRVVEEEAQKERTSEIRTQVPITIAAFLLNEKRSLITDIEQRYGIRVVVIPNPNLDTPHFEVQRLREDHLQTQTTESSYEIVSDLEPVDVELSTVRNTPKPEAAVKNIEPTEPAPVPAKPSLFKSIVSSLSGIFSPEETKVAPPPEAKEQRSYSQSRPQQQRQQQKPRSERSSERPAGRRSRSDYENKPSRGRDYDNKPSRESNQELTEETGYKKERPSRRSNPRYEDKAQPTTNKGRQENAAAQTQAVESDTPKRRPRNGSPNKRRSNRPSQRGREYNDNSQVTETTSEAQPTQTPAEAQQPTAPKVVETEAHSPTPTESQQPAVTEKQSLPATEASSEQKANAEPQKQPEPTDVKEEKPQPATVAEPTEQPSESQSAEAANTPQRRRRRRALNDPREARRQQAKQTTGKKQPEPSTQESVAVTFKPEATGEEVKPTKAEPEAQVNFTTSLVTEIKAPSEAEAKPAKTETAADKSKGQDTQQSTVNSEEAS
- a CDS encoding low molecular weight protein-tyrosine-phosphatase is translated as MISVMFVCLGNICRSPTAHGIFQQMVVDGGLADRIQVASSGTSAYHIGEPPDGRSQQAAKLRGYDLSWIRAQQVTLDDLEAYDYILAMDKSNLSALKQLAPVNHHNKLKLFMSFAQQQSEMEVPDPYYGGANGFAQVLDLVEMAAQGLLQQIKQEHQL
- a CDS encoding MotA/TolQ/ExbB proton channel family protein; the encoded protein is MKELIVAGGWLMLPILICSILALAIIIERAWTLRPSKIAPKHTLALVWKWIKNKQLDSKRLKELKGSSPLGQILAAGLSNSKHGREIMKEGIEEAASGVVHDLERFLNSLGTIAAITPLLGLLGTVIGMIKVFAEIQISGTGNADALAGGISEALITTAAGLTIAIPALIMHRFYVRRVDELVIAMEQEATKLVEVLHGEREVDYSEVSK
- a CDS encoding ExbD/TolR family protein: MKFRRQLTEEVSVNLTPLIDVVFLLLIFFMVTTTFTKETHLSVDLPEATGEPVDNKPDQIEILISKTGEYAVNTKSLVNTSIKTLKTALQKESKGNNKLPLVITSDANAPYQAVVTAMDAAGQLGFVHLSITTQEKSKEE
- a CDS encoding Trm112 family protein, translating into MDKKLLEILACPLCKGELKYDQEHQELICRHDALAYPIRDGIPVMLEQEARTLTTDERLNK